A single Lolium perenne isolate Kyuss_39 chromosome 6, Kyuss_2.0, whole genome shotgun sequence DNA region contains:
- the LOC127310679 gene encoding E3 ubiquitin-protein ligase SINA-like 10, whose product MCPAAWSLEEGGRAPHGSPEEVQCLAKHAACADCGASRSTKCASCVDGVYEHIHWLDTYVLAAKVRCPNNEAYGCRCSVPYCLAGDHQLVCAHAPCCCPKPGCIFLGSPPTLRDHLASHHNWVVTPITCGKCIVVEMQLAERRRLLAAEEWDNVFVVVASERRGVGELHVKVVCVRASAEEGPTWYRYVQGLDARARGRGDGMQGCPHAGGQGEELC is encoded by the exons ATGTGCCCGGCCGCGTGGTCGCTGGAGGAGGGTGGACGGGCCCCGCACGGGTCGCCGGAGGAGGTTCAG TGCCTGGCAAAGCACGCGGCATGCGCCGACTGCGGTGCGAGCCGCTCGACCAAGTGTGCGTCCTGCGTCGACGGCGTGTACGAGCACATCCACTGGCTGGACACCTATGTCCTGGCGGCTAAGGTCAGGTGCCCCAACAACGAGGCCTACGGCTGCCGGTGCTCGGTCCCCTACTGCTTGGCCGGCGACCACCAGCTGGTGTGCGCGCACGCGCCTTGCTGCTGCCCGAAGCCCGGCTGCATCTTCCTCGGCTCGCCACCGACGCTCCGAGACCACCTCGCCTCGCACCACAATTGGGTCGTCACACCCATCACCTGCGGCAAGTGCATCGTGGTCGAGATGCAGCTCGCGGAGCGGCGGCGCCTGCTGGCCGCCGAGGAATGGGACAACGTCTTTGTCGTCGTCGCGAGCGAGCGCCGTGGCGTCGGAGAGCTCCACGTCAAGGTGGTGTGCGTCCGGGCCAGCGCGGAGGAAGGACCGACGTGGTACAGGTACGTGCAAGGTCTGGACGCACGCGCCCGTGGACGCGGAGACGGGATGCAAGGATGTCCTCATGCTGGAGGCCAAGGTGAGGAGCTGTGCTAA